The genomic segment GCTGCCGAGGAACGCCGGGTAATCCTCCACGTACAGCCGGCCCGGGTAGACGGTGTCGCCGGTCAGCAGCCAGCGGGTGTGCGGGTCGTACAGGGTGATCGCGGCCCGGTGGTGGCCCGGGGTGTGCACCACGTGCAGCAGCCGGTCGCCGAGGTCGAGATCGGCCGCCGCGTACGGCTCGTCGGCCAGCCCGAACTGCGCGCGCACCGCATCCAGCTCGGTACCGACGACGACCGTGTCGGGCCGGTCGGCGAACTGCGCATCGGCGGCGACGTGGTCGCCGTGCGCGTGGCTGTGCGCCACGATCAGCCGGTACCCGGGCCGATCCGGCAGCAGCCCGTCGACGGTCGACCGCAGCGGGAAGCCGTCCGCGTCGGCGGTGGCGCCGGTGTCCAGCAGCAGTGCGGCATCCGTGCCGCAGAGCAGGTAGAGGAACGGCGCCTCGTACGACAGGTCCTTGCTCTGGCGCAGGACGAAGGTGTGCTCGTCGTGCCGGTGCACCTGGATCGGCGGGTCGTGGCGGCGCCGCTTGGCCGGCGCGCCGTGAATCCATCGAGGAAACTCGATGCCTGTGGACATCGGCACAGCCTAGGGCGTGTCTTCGTGGCCAGCCACCCGGCTGCGCCGGGCCCGTTCGCCCGCTCGCGGCGTTGTCGGCACGGGCGCATACGACACCGGTATGCACCCGCACCTGCGCCTTGCGAGCGAACAAACGGACTCCGGCTCGCCCGGGCGGAGCCATGAAGACACGCCCTGGGCGCCTTCGCTGGTCAGCGGGGGGCCGAGCCAGACCAGTTCGACGTCGTACACGAGGGACGGTCGCCGCTCGATCCGCTCCGCGCTCGCCGCGGAATCGACCGCGCCGCCGCCGAACCCGAGGCCGGGCCGAACCGGCCGTCAGTCCGGGTCGCCGCCGGCGGGGACCGGGATCCACCGGTGCGACCAGTCGATGATGGCGTCGATCACCGGGGCGAGGTCGCGGCCCATCTCGGTCAGGTGGTACTCGACCCGGACCGGGGTGCCGGTGTCGACCTGCCGGGTGAGCAGCCCGTCGGACTCCATCGCGCGCAGCCGTTGGGCGAGCATGGTGTCCGAGACGCCGGGCACCGCCGCCTTGATCTCGTGGTACCGGTGGGCGTCGGTGAACACGGCGCGCAGGATCGCGCCGGTCCACCGGGCACCGATCAGCTCGATCGCCGCGTGGAACCGGGTGCAGACGGGCCGCGTCACGGCTCAGTCCTGCCCGGTCCGCAGGCTGCGCAGCGCGCCGGTCATCCGGACCAGCTCGTCCAGCATCGTCTTCGCCGCGCCGGTCATCAC from the Actinocatenispora thailandica genome contains:
- a CDS encoding MBL fold metallo-hydrolase — encoded protein: MSTGIEFPRWIHGAPAKRRRHDPPIQVHRHDEHTFVLRQSKDLSYEAPFLYLLCGTDAALLLDTGATADADGFPLRSTVDGLLPDRPGYRLIVAHSHAHGDHVAADAQFADRPDTVVVGTELDAVRAQFGLADEPYAAADLDLGDRLLHVVHTPGHHRAAITLYDPHTRWLLTGDTVYPGRLYVEDYPAFLGSLDRMVALTGERPVSAVLGTHVEMTDRPRRDYPLGTTWQPREHRLQLSVGELVAIRDAARGFADRPGVHRLEHVVIYHGFTPRRLRYEILRHHLYQAGSNVAALFVRPRPGVPRAGRPDTV
- a CDS encoding winged helix-turn-helix transcriptional regulator, with the translated sequence MTRPVCTRFHAAIELIGARWTGAILRAVFTDAHRYHEIKAAVPGVSDTMLAQRLRAMESDGLLTRQVDTGTPVRVEYHLTEMGRDLAPVIDAIIDWSHRWIPVPAGGDPD